One window from the genome of Macrobrachium rosenbergii isolate ZJJX-2024 chromosome 2, ASM4041242v1, whole genome shotgun sequence encodes:
- the LOC136847410 gene encoding ectonucleotide pyrophosphatase/phosphodiesterase family member 3-like — translation MEHSALLACVLLATITVEVTWSVPATTTENSDCPSSYGFHPVLIVSLDGFRADYLERGLTPTIQALADSGAYAPYMKTSYPTKTFPNHYTAVTGTYPEFHGIVASAFFDPALNATFETGSKESLKSHWWGAEPIWNTLSNQGKKSAAYFWVGSDAEVDGRHPTYWYPYDESVPFEDRVDQALEWVAMPEDTRPSWAGIYFHEPDYAGHWSGAESQELDNQLMRVDLMLKRLLDGLEARDLVSCVNIIVCADHGMARSGESFVVHLENYVPNIEEVAYTYEGSFSRVSPYDKSEAAKLEIMKELSCKNTFMRVYEREGLPTRYHYSNSPRISEIVLDLDPGFLVRVNSDYSRDGEHGYDNYFKKMNALFLASGPAFKQGLEMEPFQNIELYNLMCLLTGVEPAPNNGTEGLLYYILKDPPADPVLPDEPVPPTSDFPEDHLDALLHISGCDGDLDQPEDWLYSLKLTKSEQDSLKSYHLPWGVPHTGDLPAKLTLLYHSDHITAYSETLKMPLWTSFSVEGARFGTPSALWSSDVRLTSDNTIKCSDYDPLASRDIHMVPLFPPVMSENRSLERVPYLVSNAVPMTSQSLDRWSELVNELIPKWVVVGGPLNVMMGPVFDNDADSHVDDFTGFGIPEVPSDLFVVVTRCLQSVISVDHCPYDHLDVLTFIYPLEEPVSNCLDQERYALEFSAKVHDVGMATGLTFYPDLTFRDRVTLEQRITSNLWPLN, via the exons ATGGAACACTCGGCATTACTTGCATGC GTACTGCTAGCCACCATCACTGTGGAAGTGACCTGGTCAGTACCAGCCACAACCACAGAGAATAGCGATTGTCCCTCCAGCTATGGCTTCCATCCCGTGTTAATCGTCTCCTTGGACGGCTTCCGGGCTGACTACTTGGAAAGGGGCCTCACGCCCACCATTCAAGCCTTGGCAGACTCGGGGGCCTATGCGCCATACATGAAGACGTCTTACCCAACCAAAACTTTCCCCAATCATTACACGGCTGTCACG GGGACCTATCCGGAATTTCATGGAATTGTGGCGAGTGCCTTTTTCGACCCAGCGTTGAACGCCACGTTCGAAACAGGGTCCAAGGAGTCTCTGAAGAGCCACTGGTGGGGAGCTGAACCCATCTGGAACACTCTTTCCAACCAG GGAAAGAAAAGCGCAGCATACTTTTGGGTTGGCTCCGACGCAGAAGTAGACGGTCGTCATCCTACCTATTGGTACCCTTACGACGAATCTGTCCCATTTGAAGATCGAGTGGACCAG GCACTGGAATGGGTAGCGATGCCAGAGGACACTCGACCATCTTGGGCTGGTATCTATTTCCATGAGCCCGACTACGCTGGTCACTGGTCAGGAGCAGAATCAcaagag CTGGATAACCAGCTGATGCGCGTCGATCTCATGCTGAAACGACTCTTGGACGGCCTGGAAGCGAGGGACCTGGTCTCTTGCGTCAACATCATCGTCTGTGCAGACCACGGCATGGCCCGTTCTGGGGAGAGCTTCGTCGTTCACCTGGAAAATTACGTCCCGAACATCGAGGAAGTGGCCTATACCTACGAGGGATCCTTCAGTAGGGTCAGCCCATACGATAAGTCAGAAG CTGCGAAACTGGAGATAATGAAGGAACTTTCTTGCAAGAACACATTCATGAGGGTATACGAGCGCGAGGGGCTGCCCACCCGCTACCACTACTCCAACAGTCCGAGGATATCCGAGATTGTCCTGGACCTCGACCCTGGATTCCTCGTAAGGGTCAACTCCGATTATTCCCGCGATGGGGAGCACGGCTACGAcaactacttcaagaagatgaat GCACTGTTCCTGGCCTCTGGCCCAGCTTTCAAGCAAGGCCTGGAGATGGAACCTTTCCAGAACATCGAACTTTACAACCTGATGTGCCTCCTTACTGGAGTGGAACCGGCACCTAACAATGGCACTGAAGGGTTGCTGTACTACATCCTAAAAGATCCACCTGCTGACCCAGTTCTACCTGAT GAACCTGTTCCTCCTACTTCTGATTTTCCTGAAGACCACCTTGACGCTTTGTTGCATATCTCTGGGTGTGATGGGGACCTGGACCAGCCAGAG GATTGGCTTTACTCATTAAAGCTCACAAAATCTGAGCAAGACAGTCTGAAGTCCTACCATCTTCCGTGGGGAGTTCCCCACACGGGTGACCTTCCAGCCAAGCTAACCCTTCTGTACCACAGTGACCACATAACTG CTTACTCAGAGACACTCAAGATGCCGCTGTGGACTAGTTTTAGTGTGGAAGGGGCTAGATTCGGTACGCCTTCTGCCTTGTGGAGTAGCGACGTCCGTCTCACTTCAGACAATACAATCAAATGCTCAGATTATGACCCCCTGGCTTCCAGAGACATACATATGGTCCCTCTGTTTCCACCTG TGATGTCAGAAAACAGGTCTTTGGAGCGCGTTCCATATTTGGTGAGCAACGCTGTACCCATGACCAGCCAATCGCTGGATCGATGGAGTGAGTTGGTGAATGAGCTCATTCCTAAATGGGTTGTCGTCGGAGGTCCTTTGAATGTGATGATGGGTCCTGTCTTTGACAACGACGCCGATTCTCACGTGGATGACTTTACAGGATTCGG CATTCCCGAAGTCCCCTCCGATTTGTTTGTTGTGGTGACAAGGTGTCTCCAAAGTGTGATATCTGTAGACCACTGTCCTTACGACCACCTGGATGTCCTCACCTTCATTTATCCTCTTGAAGAACCTGTTTCCAATTGTCTG GACCAGGAGCGCTATGCCCTAGAATTTAGCGCGAAGGTCCACGATGTTGGAATGGCTACTGGTCTGACTTTCTATCCGGACTTGACATTTAGAGACAGAGTCACCCTCGAGCAAAGGATCACCTCGAACCTGTGGCCGTTAAACTGA